From Nicotiana tabacum cultivar K326 chromosome 15, ASM71507v2, whole genome shotgun sequence, the proteins below share one genomic window:
- the LOC107806633 gene encoding uncharacterized protein LOC107806633, which yields MADSESRRFSPCFAEELLDWQRGLPRRFLFGQVVWDDDAFIPEGASEKHRVIFRRIYRKYFLQIFASDGFDIDIYPGKAKAAMFIPYLDFEKETDLLMELANHAIQDYNCKETNVYKYEVLYVEKVNFILAECREFFMTVKVKNVTLRSPKETFQIHAYKGPDGENIVRLCRRKLLV from the exons ATGGCCGATAGTGAATCGAGGCGATTTTCGCCATGTTTTGCAGAAGAACTACTTGACTGGCAGAGGGGACTGCCCCGCAGGTTCTTGTTTGGTCAGGTTGTCTGGGATGACGACGCTTTCATCCCCGAAGGCGCTTCGGAGAAGCACAGGGTTATATTTCGCAGAATTTATAGGAAATACTTCCTTCAGATTTTTGCTTCGGAT GGTTTCGACATTGACATCTATCCGGGTAAAGCCAAGGCAGCTATGTTTATACCATACCTGGATTTTGAGAAAGAAACTGACTTGCTGATGGAACTGGCTAACCATGCTATTCAGGATTACAACTGTAAAGAAACCAAT GTTTACAAGTACGAGGTCTTGTATGTTGAAAAAGTGAACTTTATTTTGGCCGAATGCCGTGAATTTTTTATGACTGTTAAAGTTAAAAATGTCACTCTACGTTCACCTAAAGAAACTTTTCAAATCCATGCATATAAAGGACCAGATGGGGAGAATATTGTCCGCCTTTGCCGGAGAAAATTGCTGGTTTGA